From Cellulomonas dongxiuzhuiae, the proteins below share one genomic window:
- a CDS encoding DUF4012 domain-containing protein, which translates to MGVTGTTSGGDGGAQAAPAAADPGPPAPDPSAPGGRRLVARAAVLVLVLVLLAAGWVAFRAWQAAAALQDARALLGEVTFDASSVGSVTEGLPRLRAATGRAAAASSDPVWHAAEALPWAGDQLEAVRVVSTSLHDVVTDAMPAATDLRALVDGGLRLPDGRFDVDALRDAAAQVEAAATTASRASTDVAALDPDVLVRPLAGPVRQVQDALARIDASLGPAGDVAGVLPGMLGADGPRTYLVLALNTAELRAAGGIVGTVVVVRADDGAVSVVDRRSTMDLRGLREPLPLTSEELATWDVRMGRWIQNSTLTPEFPRTAELVAARWSQSVGGTVDGVVATDPVAVAGLVGATGAVADPAGGVLDADGLVDALLRDSYQRYTDPAVADAYFGEVAERLVAAVGAGAGDSQELLLAGRRAVDERRVRVWSAHPEEQQRLGATVVGGAFTSTDLYADQPGLFLDDTTEAKLGAYLATSVTFRDATCTGPAPSVDVVLGLDFRPPLDVETFGAYVTGDPRPDVPLGTLLTTVSMWSARGAPPLVATRDGKPATGLVTSVSGRTVQQIGSRLAPGQTQELVVTVPLHDGAVTLWSTPTLTSPGAATFTCDGVLHPPG; encoded by the coding sequence GTGGGCGTGACAGGGACGACGAGCGGCGGGGACGGCGGGGCGCAGGCGGCACCCGCCGCCGCCGACCCTGGCCCGCCGGCACCCGACCCGTCGGCACCCGGCGGTCGCCGGCTGGTCGCCCGGGCCGCCGTGCTCGTGCTCGTCCTCGTCCTGCTCGCGGCCGGCTGGGTGGCCTTCCGCGCCTGGCAGGCGGCCGCCGCGCTGCAGGACGCACGCGCGCTGCTGGGGGAGGTCACGTTCGACGCGTCCTCCGTCGGCTCCGTCACCGAGGGCCTTCCCCGGCTGAGGGCCGCCACCGGGCGTGCCGCAGCGGCGTCGTCCGACCCCGTGTGGCACGCGGCCGAGGCGCTGCCGTGGGCGGGCGACCAGCTCGAGGCCGTCCGCGTCGTGTCGACGTCGCTCCACGACGTCGTCACCGACGCGATGCCCGCCGCCACCGACCTGCGTGCCCTCGTCGACGGCGGCCTGCGCCTGCCAGACGGCCGGTTCGACGTCGACGCGCTGCGCGACGCCGCCGCGCAAGTCGAGGCCGCCGCCACCACCGCGTCGCGGGCGAGCACCGACGTGGCCGCGCTCGACCCGGACGTGCTCGTCCGCCCCCTGGCCGGCCCCGTGCGCCAGGTGCAGGACGCGCTCGCGCGCATCGACGCCAGCCTCGGCCCCGCCGGGGACGTGGCCGGCGTCCTGCCCGGCATGCTCGGCGCCGACGGTCCGCGCACCTACCTCGTGCTCGCGCTCAACACCGCCGAGCTGCGCGCCGCCGGCGGGATCGTCGGCACCGTCGTGGTCGTGCGCGCCGACGACGGCGCCGTGTCCGTCGTCGACCGCCGCTCCACCATGGACCTGCGCGGGCTGCGCGAGCCCCTGCCGCTCACGTCCGAGGAGCTCGCCACCTGGGACGTGCGCATGGGCAGGTGGATCCAGAACTCCACGCTCACGCCCGAGTTCCCGCGCACGGCCGAGCTGGTCGCGGCGCGGTGGTCGCAGTCCGTCGGCGGCACGGTCGACGGGGTGGTCGCGACCGACCCCGTCGCGGTGGCCGGCCTCGTCGGCGCGACGGGCGCGGTGGCCGACCCGGCGGGTGGTGTCCTCGACGCCGACGGGCTCGTCGACGCGCTCCTGCGCGACTCCTACCAGCGGTACACCGACCCCGCGGTCGCCGACGCGTACTTCGGCGAGGTCGCCGAGCGCCTCGTCGCCGCGGTCGGCGCCGGGGCGGGGGACTCGCAGGAGCTGCTGCTCGCGGGGCGGCGTGCCGTCGACGAGCGCCGCGTCCGCGTGTGGTCGGCGCACCCCGAGGAGCAGCAGCGGCTCGGCGCGACCGTCGTCGGCGGCGCCTTCACCTCGACCGACCTCTACGCCGACCAGCCGGGCCTGTTCCTCGACGACACCACCGAGGCCAAGCTCGGCGCCTACCTCGCGACGTCCGTCACCTTCCGGGACGCGACCTGCACCGGCCCCGCGCCGAGCGTCGACGTGGTGCTGGGCCTCGACTTCCGCCCGCCCCTCGACGTCGAGACGTTCGGGGCCTACGTCACCGGCGACCCGAGGCCGGACGTGCCGCTCGGCACGCTGCTCACCACCGTCTCCATGTGGTCCGCCCGCGGCGCGCCGCCGCTGGTCGCGACGCGCGACGGGAAGCCGGCCACGGGCCTGGTGACGAGCGTGTCAGGACGTACGGTCCAGCAGATCGGCTCCCGCCTCGCCCCGGGGCAGACGCAGGAGCTCGTGGTCACGGTGCCCCTGCACGACGGCGCTGTGACGCTGTGGAGCACCCCCACGCTCACGTCCCCCGGCGCGGCCACCTTCACCTGCGACGGAGTGCTCCACCCGCCAGGGTGA
- a CDS encoding LPXTG cell wall anchor domain-containing protein: MGATMRAFTKVCAAAGLALAATGLAPVATAATVQAPSPAADGCVPGSDGYGGELPCEVDVTVVTPVCDNDVPRLRYAVTPVGTDRTTVTIAFVNPGGADVVYADQPLSGTVLWPGAVVDAAGTGVDWPGWRLEDGTWVAGDEFDWVRPSVEVSFQVNPSASAVVAYPPSSPVCLTAPPRSDVLAAGPDAPAAAPAAVAGERAEVLSATGSSAGPLALVASGLVLAGAGGVLAARRRRA; the protein is encoded by the coding sequence GTGGGAGCCACCATGCGCGCGTTCACCAAGGTCTGCGCCGCCGCAGGCCTCGCCCTGGCGGCCACGGGCCTCGCCCCGGTCGCCACCGCGGCGACCGTACAGGCCCCGTCTCCCGCGGCCGACGGCTGCGTGCCGGGCTCCGACGGGTACGGCGGCGAGCTCCCCTGCGAGGTCGACGTCACCGTCGTGACGCCCGTGTGCGACAACGACGTCCCGCGGCTGCGGTACGCGGTCACCCCGGTCGGCACCGACCGGACCACCGTCACGATCGCGTTCGTCAACCCCGGCGGCGCCGACGTCGTGTACGCCGACCAGCCGCTGTCCGGCACCGTGCTGTGGCCCGGGGCCGTCGTCGACGCCGCCGGCACGGGCGTCGACTGGCCCGGTTGGCGGCTCGAGGACGGCACGTGGGTGGCCGGCGACGAGTTCGACTGGGTCCGCCCGTCGGTCGAGGTGTCCTTCCAGGTCAACCCGTCCGCGTCGGCCGTCGTCGCCTACCCGCCGTCGAGCCCCGTGTGCCTCACCGCGCCGCCGCGCTCCGACGTGCTCGCCGCCGGGCCCGACGCGCCCGCCGCCGCACCTGCGGCCGTCGCCGGCGAGCGGGCCGAGGTGCTCTCGGCGACCGGCTCGTCGGCCGGTCCCCTCGCGCTCGTCGCGAGCGGGCTGGTGCTCGCCGGGGCGGGCGGGGTCCTGGCCGCGCGCCGGCGCCGGGCCTGA
- the serC gene encoding phosphoserine transaminase translates to MPDADAIARLTIPADLLPRDGRFGSGPSKVRPAQLEALTAVGTTLLGTSHRQAPVRRLVGRVKAGLATLLGAPDGYEVVLGNGGSTVFWDVATLCLVQDRAAHARFGEFGAKFAAATTRAPFLAVPHVTTAPAGQVAVPPPTEGVDVYAWPHNETSTGVIAPVRRVPGSREAGALVLIDGTSAAGGTTVDVGETDVYYFAPQKSFASDGGLWLALASPAAIERAARIEGAGRWVPESLSFTTAVTNSRADQTLNTPALATLVLLAEQVDWMLEQGGLTWAAQRTATSSGHLYSWAESRDWATPFVADPALRSPVVGTIDLAPEIEATTVTGVLRRHGIVDIEPYRKLGRNQVRVGMYPAVDPEDVLALTACIDHVVQRLG, encoded by the coding sequence GTGCCCGACGCCGACGCCATCGCCCGCCTGACGATCCCTGCCGACCTGCTGCCCCGCGACGGGCGCTTCGGGTCCGGCCCGTCCAAGGTGCGCCCCGCGCAGCTCGAGGCGCTGACGGCCGTGGGCACGACGCTGCTGGGGACGTCCCACCGGCAGGCGCCGGTCCGCCGGCTCGTCGGACGCGTGAAGGCGGGCCTGGCGACGCTGCTCGGCGCGCCCGACGGCTACGAGGTCGTGCTCGGCAACGGCGGGTCGACCGTCTTCTGGGACGTCGCGACGCTGTGCCTCGTCCAGGACCGTGCGGCGCACGCGCGGTTCGGGGAGTTCGGTGCGAAGTTCGCGGCGGCGACGACGCGCGCGCCGTTCCTCGCCGTCCCGCACGTCACCACCGCACCGGCCGGGCAGGTGGCGGTGCCCCCGCCCACCGAGGGCGTCGACGTGTACGCGTGGCCGCACAACGAGACGTCGACGGGTGTGATCGCACCGGTCCGCCGGGTCCCCGGGTCCCGCGAGGCGGGTGCCCTGGTGCTCATCGACGGCACGTCGGCCGCGGGCGGCACGACGGTCGACGTCGGCGAGACGGACGTCTACTACTTCGCGCCGCAGAAGTCGTTCGCGTCGGACGGCGGGCTGTGGCTCGCGCTGGCGTCCCCGGCGGCGATCGAGCGCGCCGCGCGCATCGAGGGCGCGGGCCGGTGGGTCCCCGAGTCCCTGTCGTTCACGACGGCCGTGACGAACTCCCGGGCCGACCAGACCCTCAACACCCCGGCGCTCGCGACGCTCGTGCTGCTCGCCGAGCAGGTCGACTGGATGCTCGAGCAGGGCGGCCTGACGTGGGCGGCGCAGCGCACCGCGACGTCGTCGGGCCACCTGTACTCCTGGGCGGAGAGCCGGGACTGGGCGACGCCGTTCGTCGCCGACCCCGCGCTGCGCTCCCCCGTCGTCGGCACGATCGACCTGGCCCCGGAGATCGAGGCGACCACCGTGACCGGCGTGCTGCGGCGCCACGGCATCGTGGACATCGAGCCGTACCGCAAGCTCGGCCGCAACCAGGTGCGCGTGGGCATGTACCCGGCGGTGGACCCTGAGGACGTCCTGGCGCTGACGGCCTGCATCGACCACGTCGTGCAGCGCCTCGGCTGA